In Haloimpatiens massiliensis, the following are encoded in one genomic region:
- a CDS encoding methyltransferase domain-containing protein yields MNWYERINEAFDYIEEHLDSIIDLDKVANIMCQSIVSFQRTFSIFMNMSIYEYIRRRRMTLAAIELQTNSIKVIDVALKYGYESPESFTRAFKEIHGISPSAARKKGVQLNLFPRITFLLTVKGDIEMDYEMYNKNEQIVNLKGHNWAIDPSPQLKPVDNCIYLANKWRELGYVDLLDLGTGLGRNAIYFSKQGFNVTAMDISDYAVQYLKTWATKENLPINAEIGDMLSLHYSNQSFDCIFAYHVLSHTDSIGMKKTIAEIERVLKPNGEVYLSFCSKESTEFIENRSNKLDKNTLISRDELEKGIPHFYADLNDIKELLVNFKIELIKHTEYFYSGFNPHNHRREKFYYVNAILK; encoded by the coding sequence TTGAACTGGTATGAACGAATTAACGAAGCATTTGACTATATTGAAGAACACTTAGATAGCATCATTGATTTAGATAAAGTTGCTAATATAATGTGTCAATCTATAGTTAGTTTTCAGCGTACATTTTCTATATTTATGAATATGTCAATATATGAATATATACGCAGAAGGCGTATGACATTGGCTGCTATTGAATTGCAAACAAATTCTATAAAGGTCATCGATGTAGCCTTGAAATATGGTTATGAATCGCCAGAGTCATTTACTCGTGCTTTCAAAGAGATTCATGGGATATCACCATCAGCAGCACGTAAGAAAGGTGTTCAGCTTAATCTATTTCCACGTATCACTTTTCTACTCACAGTAAAAGGAGATATTGAAATGGATTACGAAATGTATAACAAGAATGAGCAAATCGTCAACCTTAAAGGACATAATTGGGCTATTGACCCATCGCCACAGCTTAAGCCTGTAGATAATTGCATTTACTTAGCAAATAAATGGAGGGAATTAGGTTATGTTGATCTTTTAGACTTAGGAACAGGACTTGGTCGCAATGCTATTTATTTTTCAAAACAAGGGTTCAATGTAACCGCAATGGATATTTCTGATTATGCAGTTCAATACTTAAAAACATGGGCTACAAAAGAAAATCTGCCTATAAATGCAGAGATTGGTGATATGCTATCTCTACATTACTCCAATCAATCATTTGACTGTATCTTTGCTTACCATGTTCTTTCTCATACTGATTCAATTGGCATGAAAAAAACAATTGCAGAAATTGAAAGGGTGCTCAAACCAAATGGTGAGGTATATTTGTCATTTTGCTCAAAAGAAAGTACAGAATTTATTGAGAATAGATCTAACAAATTAGACAAAAATACTCTTATAAGCCGAGATGAACTTGAAAAAGGTATACCTCATTTCTACGCCGATTTAAATGATATCAAAGAACTTTTAGTAAATTTTAAGATAGAGCTCATAAAACATACAGAGTATTTTTACAGTGGCTTCAACCCGCATAACCATCGAAGGGAAAAATTTTATTATGTTAATGCTATCCTAAAGTGA
- a CDS encoding RusA family crossover junction endodeoxyribonuclease: MICNYAKVIIKGSPITKSNFKLSNNRGRAILPYNSGKYHDRYALYEQQIAYEARCQNPNTVLNESLIAILKVYYKSKKRHPDTTNITKSIFDGIEKSGLIINDAQIRRLIIEEFYDKDNPRFELELFPESEYSMEYSVFKKEEAEKPIIYSPPANKKNKLISCQCNKKKISDNPSNEFCEICGKPIKTQEGLSINKGSSFICNNCFKKLF; encoded by the coding sequence ATGATTTGTAATTACGCTAAAGTTATAATTAAAGGATCTCCCATAACTAAATCTAATTTTAAACTTTCTAATAATCGAGGACGAGCCATACTACCTTATAATTCTGGAAAATACCACGATAGATACGCTCTATATGAGCAGCAGATAGCTTATGAAGCTAGATGTCAAAATCCTAATACAGTGCTTAATGAATCATTAATAGCTATATTAAAAGTATATTATAAAAGTAAAAAAAGACATCCCGATACCACAAATATAACTAAAAGTATTTTTGATGGAATAGAAAAAAGCGGATTGATTATAAACGATGCTCAAATAAGAAGATTAATTATTGAGGAATTTTACGATAAAGATAATCCTCGGTTTGAATTAGAACTCTTCCCTGAAAGTGAATATTCTATGGAATACTCTGTATTCAAAAAAGAAGAAGCTGAAAAGCCTATAATCTACTCACCACCAGCAAATAAAAAAAATAAATTAATTTCTTGCCAATGTAACAAAAAAAAGATTTCAGATAATCCTAGTAATGAATTCTGTGAAATATGCGGCAAACCTATAAAAACTCAAGAAGGACTATCTATTAATAAAGGCAGTTCATTTATTTGCAATAATTGCTTTAAAAAACTTTTTTAG
- a CDS encoding AI-2E family transporter, producing MIKNKKIPYLNLIPILVISFLLFKFIDNIDLFAKCLKTFFSIISSFIWAFCIAYILSPAVNYLEKKFKLKRAISLLIVYTLVLGSIILLITRVSPKITHSISDLVKNIPDYIDKTKHWLDNSNLTLDFLDKLGIDIDEKITELAGKFTTSIGEGLNIALTKAITITSSFFKAILGFIISVYILKDKEKFKYGFKRFLYATLKEETVDRIIHISKEIDNIFLKYIIGKAIDSFIIGVLCFIGLAILKVPFAFFLSFIVGLTNMIPYFGPFIGMIPAFIITLFYNPIKAIWVIIFIFALQQFDGLYLGPKILGDKVGLSPFWIILAIVVGGGTFGVIGMFLSVPVIAVLKTFLDNFIAKKLSE from the coding sequence TTGATTAAAAATAAAAAAATACCGTATTTAAATTTAATACCTATATTAGTTATCTCTTTTTTACTATTTAAATTCATTGACAACATTGATTTATTTGCAAAATGTCTCAAAACATTTTTTTCCATAATCAGTTCTTTCATATGGGCATTTTGTATAGCTTATATTTTAAGTCCTGCTGTTAACTATTTAGAAAAAAAATTTAAACTAAAAAGAGCAATTAGTCTACTGATAGTTTATACATTAGTACTAGGTAGTATAATACTATTAATAACAAGAGTCTCTCCTAAAATAACTCACAGTATTAGTGACTTAGTTAAAAACATTCCTGATTACATAGATAAGACAAAACATTGGTTAGATAATTCTAATTTAACTTTAGATTTTCTAGACAAGCTTGGAATAGATATAGATGAAAAGATAACTGAACTTGCTGGTAAATTTACCACCTCCATAGGAGAAGGCTTAAATATAGCTTTAACAAAAGCTATCACCATTACATCCTCATTTTTTAAAGCTATCCTAGGATTTATAATTTCTGTATACATACTAAAGGATAAAGAAAAATTTAAATATGGTTTTAAAAGATTTTTATATGCAACATTAAAAGAAGAAACCGTGGATAGAATTATACATATTTCAAAAGAAATAGATAATATTTTTCTTAAATACATAATTGGTAAAGCTATAGACTCTTTTATAATAGGCGTACTTTGTTTTATAGGTTTAGCTATACTGAAAGTTCCCTTTGCATTCTTTTTAAGTTTCATAGTAGGTTTGACTAATATGATACCTTACTTCGGACCTTTTATAGGAATGATACCAGCTTTTATAATCACCTTATTTTATAATCCTATAAAAGCTATTTGGGTAATTATATTTATATTTGCACTTCAACAATTTGATGGTTTATATTTAGGGCCTAAAATTTTAGGTGATAAGGTAGGATTAAGTCCTTTCTGGATAATTTTAGCCATAGTTGTAGGTGGAGGAACTTTTGGTGTTATAGGAATGTTTTTAAGTGTTCCTGTTATAGCAGTATTAAAAACATTTTTAGATAATTTTATAGCAAAAAAACTCTCAGAATAA
- the tsaD gene encoding tRNA (adenosine(37)-N6)-threonylcarbamoyltransferase complex transferase subunit TsaD — protein sequence MNEDIKILAIESSCDETAAAVVVNGREVLSNIIASQIDIHTKFGGVVPEVASRKHIEAISAVVQEALDKANVTFEDIDAIGVTYGPGLVGALLVGLQYAKGLSYALNKPLIGVNHIEGHISANFIEYKELEPPFVCLVVSGGHTFIVYMKDYGEFEVLGGTRDDAAGEAFDKVARAIGLGYPGGPKIDKVSKRGNAEAIKFPRANFHDDSLDFSFSGVKSAVLNYLNNKEMKKEEIVREDVAASFQKAVVDVLVDNAIEACKNQNVDKIAIAGGVAANSCLRETMIKRGEKEGIKVLFPSMILCTDNAAMIGSAAYFEYKKGNIAPLTLNAIPNLKLGER from the coding sequence ATGAATGAAGATATAAAAATATTAGCCATAGAAAGTAGTTGTGATGAAACAGCAGCGGCAGTAGTTGTAAATGGCAGGGAGGTATTATCTAATATAATAGCTTCTCAAATAGATATACATACTAAATTTGGAGGAGTAGTTCCAGAGGTGGCTTCTAGAAAACACATAGAAGCTATAAGTGCAGTGGTTCAGGAGGCTTTAGATAAAGCTAATGTTACATTTGAGGATATAGATGCTATAGGTGTTACCTATGGACCTGGATTAGTAGGTGCGCTACTGGTAGGACTTCAATATGCAAAAGGACTTAGCTATGCGTTAAACAAGCCATTAATAGGTGTAAATCATATAGAAGGACATATAAGTGCTAATTTTATAGAATATAAAGAATTAGAGCCACCTTTTGTATGCCTTGTGGTATCTGGAGGACACACTTTCATAGTATATATGAAGGATTATGGTGAATTTGAAGTTTTAGGTGGAACTAGAGACGATGCAGCAGGAGAAGCTTTTGATAAAGTTGCAAGAGCTATAGGCCTTGGCTATCCGGGAGGACCTAAAATAGATAAAGTTTCAAAGAGAGGAAATGCTGAAGCGATAAAATTCCCTAGAGCTAATTTTCATGATGATAGTTTGGATTTTTCCTTTAGTGGAGTTAAATCTGCAGTACTTAATTATTTAAATAATAAAGAAATGAAGAAGGAAGAGATAGTGAGGGAAGATGTGGCAGCATCGTTCCAAAAGGCAGTGGTAGACGTACTGGTGGACAATGCTATAGAAGCTTGTAAAAATCAAAATGTAGATAAAATAGCTATTGCAGGTGGAGTAGCTGCTAATTCATGCCTTAGAGAAACTATGATTAAAAGAGGAGAAAAAGAGGGAATAAAGGTATTGTTTCCTTCAATGATTTTATGCACAGATAATGCAGCCATGATAGGTAGTGCTGCTTACTTTGAATATAAGAAGGGAAACATAGCTCCGTTAACTTTAAATGCCATTCCAAATTTAAAATTAGGGGAAAGATAA
- a CDS encoding IS701 family transposase yields MPSKFTNHIVSINDELYNYLNDVNYGMSKPQFHHISTIINGLINLDGTKSLLKISEYILAAKSSSSIYRFLSNSKWDDSLIDRNRINYLKLHFNKLIKPKSVGFLVIDDTVNPKTQAKKMQGLSYNHCHTEGKNLWSHCVVTSNFVAEDMSIPLNYKSYFNEENCKNHNKKFMSKPDIALGFINSFEKPSNCDKIYCLTDSWYTSEKLINGCILKGFNFIGALKSNRKISPLGISMQIKEFAKYINPSTLDVVTVEGKDYRVYKYEGKVSKIENALALICYEVDGDSFKEPVYLMSTDIELSNKAIIKYYLYRWNIETNYKYLKTHLGFDEYKVQCILSIERYFLLTFLAINFLEIYRLYNPKKLETIGDTIKSIKSLSAKELVRFVYEEAKNDIPLDTILAELKLVS; encoded by the coding sequence ATGCCAAGTAAATTTACTAATCATATTGTATCCATTAATGATGAACTTTACAATTACTTAAATGATGTAAATTATGGAATGAGTAAACCTCAATTTCATCATATATCCACTATTATTAATGGATTAATAAATTTAGATGGCACTAAATCTTTATTAAAGATTTCAGAATATATACTAGCTGCTAAAAGCAGCAGTTCCATATATAGATTTTTGAGTAACTCTAAATGGGACGATAGTCTCATAGATAGAAATCGTATTAATTATTTAAAACTACATTTTAATAAACTCATAAAGCCTAAATCCGTAGGATTCTTAGTTATAGATGATACTGTTAATCCAAAAACTCAAGCAAAGAAGATGCAAGGATTAAGCTATAATCATTGCCATACAGAAGGTAAAAATCTTTGGTCCCACTGTGTAGTTACTTCTAATTTTGTAGCAGAGGATATGTCTATTCCGCTAAACTATAAGTCTTATTTTAACGAAGAAAACTGCAAAAATCATAATAAAAAATTTATGAGTAAACCAGATATAGCTTTAGGTTTTATTAATTCTTTTGAAAAACCTTCTAACTGCGATAAAATATATTGTCTTACTGATAGTTGGTACACTAGCGAAAAGTTAATTAATGGTTGTATTTTAAAAGGTTTTAACTTTATTGGGGCTTTAAAATCTAATAGAAAAATCTCTCCATTAGGAATTTCAATGCAAATTAAGGAATTTGCTAAATATATAAATCCATCTACCTTAGATGTAGTTACCGTCGAAGGTAAGGATTATAGAGTATATAAATACGAAGGCAAAGTTTCAAAGATTGAAAATGCATTAGCCTTAATTTGCTATGAAGTTGATGGGGACAGCTTTAAAGAACCAGTATATCTAATGTCTACAGACATAGAACTTAGTAATAAAGCTATAATAAAATACTATCTATATAGATGGAACATTGAAACTAATTACAAATATCTTAAAACACACTTAGGTTTTGACGAATATAAAGTTCAATGTATACTCTCTATCGAGAGGTATTTTCTACTTACATTTTTAGCAATCAATTTTTTAGAGATTTATAGATTATATAATCCTAAAAAACTTGAAACCATTGGTGATACTATAAAGTCTATAAAAAGCCTATCGGCTAAAGAATTGGTGCGTTTTGTTTATGAGGAAGCTAAAAATGATATACCTTTAGACACAATACTTGCTGAATTAAAATTAGTTTCTTAA
- a CDS encoding lipoate--protein ligase: MIFINSSCTDPYINHAVEEYILKYKDTDCFILWRNRRSILIGKNQNILREINLEYVKEKGIDVVRRVSGGGTVFCDLGNLNFTFITKKDSDFVDFKGFTKPIINALKKLGVDAEFNGRNDLTVEGKKFCGNAQYSYKNKVLHHGTLLFDADLSDLVKALKSNPIKFKDKAIKSVSNRVTNIRKYLNKDMNVEEFKNSLIKLVMEEFNCKEFYELNKEEMEKINKISEEKFSTWQWTYGNSPKFQFFNEDKFKCGVVQISLSVKDGNISNIKVNGDFFGMREISQLENMLLGKKYDEDNIKQVIKDVSVSEYISDLTREQFMGLMFNYK; this comes from the coding sequence TTGATATTTATAAATAGTAGCTGTACAGATCCATATATTAATCACGCTGTAGAAGAGTATATACTTAAGTATAAGGATACGGATTGTTTTATATTGTGGAGAAATAGAAGATCTATACTTATAGGAAAAAATCAAAATATTCTAAGAGAAATAAATTTAGAATATGTTAAAGAAAAAGGTATTGATGTAGTTAGAAGGGTATCTGGTGGGGGAACAGTTTTTTGCGATTTAGGTAATTTGAACTTTACATTTATAACTAAAAAGGATTCTGATTTTGTAGATTTTAAAGGGTTTACTAAGCCTATAATAAATGCTTTAAAAAAGCTTGGAGTAGATGCAGAGTTTAATGGAAGAAATGATTTAACAGTTGAAGGAAAAAAGTTTTGCGGCAATGCCCAATATTCTTATAAAAATAAAGTTCTACATCATGGAACTTTATTATTTGATGCGGATTTATCAGACTTAGTAAAAGCTTTAAAAAGCAATCCAATAAAATTTAAGGACAAGGCTATTAAGTCAGTATCCAATAGGGTTACTAATATAAGAAAATATCTAAATAAGGATATGAACGTAGAAGAATTTAAAAATAGCCTTATAAAATTGGTGATGGAAGAATTTAATTGTAAGGAGTTTTATGAACTAAATAAAGAAGAGATGGAAAAAATAAATAAAATATCTGAAGAAAAATTTTCTACTTGGCAATGGACTTATGGAAATTCACCTAAATTTCAATTTTTTAATGAGGATAAGTTTAAATGTGGAGTAGTTCAAATTAGTTTATCAGTAAAGGATGGAAATATAAGTAACATAAAAGTAAATGGAGATTTTTTTGGTATGAGAGAAATTTCTCAATTAGAAAATATGCTTTTAGGAAAGAAATATGATGAGGATAACATAAAGCAAGTTATTAAAGATGTATCTGTTTCAGAATATATCTCTGATTTAACAAGAGAGCAATTTATGGGGTTGATGTTTAATTATAAGTAA
- the lipA gene encoding lipoyl synthase: MYVRKPEWLKVKLVRNHNSIEVENLLKDLELNTVCEHALCPNRGECFHKGTATFMILGRNCTRNCTFCNVTKSKPEPVNEKEPENLAKAVDRLGLKHVVVTSVTRDDLEDGGAGHFAKVIKEVKNLNKNVTIEVLIPDFQGNEKALKLVADEKPDIINHNVETVPDLYPGVRPRAIYQRSLKVLENVKKLDNSILTKSGIMLGLGETKQQVVSLMKDLRKVDCDIFTIGQYLQPSKKHHDVVEYVHPDVFEEYRKIGESLGFKYVASAPLVRSSYNAVEVFNKIKGK; the protein is encoded by the coding sequence ATGTACGTAAGAAAACCAGAATGGTTAAAAGTAAAATTAGTTAGAAATCACAATTCTATTGAAGTGGAAAATCTATTGAAAGATTTAGAATTAAATACTGTATGTGAGCATGCTTTATGCCCTAACAGGGGAGAATGTTTTCATAAAGGTACAGCTACTTTTATGATACTTGGAAGAAATTGCACAAGAAATTGTACATTTTGCAATGTAACTAAAAGTAAACCAGAGCCTGTAAATGAAAAGGAACCGGAAAATTTAGCTAAAGCTGTAGATAGACTTGGATTAAAACATGTGGTTGTTACTTCTGTAACTAGAGATGACTTAGAAGATGGTGGAGCAGGGCATTTTGCTAAGGTTATAAAGGAAGTTAAGAATTTAAATAAAAATGTAACTATTGAGGTTTTAATACCTGATTTCCAAGGAAATGAAAAAGCTCTTAAACTAGTAGCAGATGAGAAGCCGGATATAATAAATCATAATGTAGAAACAGTACCAGATTTATATCCAGGAGTTAGACCAAGAGCAATTTATCAAAGATCTCTTAAGGTTTTAGAAAATGTAAAGAAATTGGATAATTCTATTTTGACTAAATCAGGAATAATGCTAGGATTAGGAGAAACAAAACAACAAGTGGTTAGTCTTATGAAGGATCTTAGAAAAGTAGATTGTGACATATTTACTATAGGACAATATTTACAACCATCTAAAAAACATCACGATGTAGTAGAATATGTTCATCCAGATGTATTTGAGGAATATAGGAAAATTGGAGAAAGTTTAGGATTTAAATACGTTGCTTCGGCTCCTTTAGTTAGAAGTTCATATAATGCAGTAGAAGTGTTCAATAAAATTAAAGGAAAATAA
- a CDS encoding DUF3955 domain-containing protein: MKKYLLSLISFIIAISCIVAYNIIGSKIAPDGTLIEPFFLIPIGWLFIIIGIVSALIIFITSLSRNYKKSSKN, encoded by the coding sequence ATGAAAAAATATCTTTTATCTTTAATATCATTTATTATAGCAATTAGTTGTATAGTTGCTTATAACATCATTGGGTCAAAGATTGCTCCAGATGGTACTCTTATAGAACCATTTTTCTTAATACCAATAGGTTGGTTATTTATAATTATTGGTATAGTTTCTGCATTAATAATCTTTATAACCTCATTGTCTAGAAACTACAAGAAATCGAGTAAAAATTAA
- a CDS encoding MDR family MFS transporter translates to MGINKKERFKSLLETYSGLPKEIYVLFIARVINCIGNFVYPFMTFFLKDRLNMSPKQIGVFITITAVCGGIGALAGGKLADHAGRKRTIVISQGLAAFSLILCGILNNPHFIIWLLILSGIFNGAAQPANSAMLADVTNKQNRKAAFSLLYLGINVGFAIGPLIAGLLYNDHMRILFIGDGITTIISLILVVLYVKESIPEKQQMEIVSNDDEKGEEGSTILALIKRPNLLIFTLISIVYSFIYAQAGYIIPLQVNDIFGSMASKKLYGYLMTVNALTVIFFTTVITHITKKNKSVFNIALAGVFYAVGFGMLSVIKAYPLFIVSTAVWTVGEILCSTNSGVYIANHSPMSHRGRFNALIPIISGAGYAIAPYIMGGILENYGFTLSWTLVLGLAVLSGISMYGLYISEKRK, encoded by the coding sequence TTGGGGATAAATAAAAAGGAAAGATTTAAATCTTTATTAGAAACTTATTCTGGATTGCCGAAGGAAATATATGTTTTATTTATAGCTAGAGTTATAAATTGTATTGGAAATTTTGTTTATCCATTTATGACATTCTTCTTGAAGGATAGATTAAATATGTCGCCTAAACAAATAGGTGTATTTATAACAATAACTGCAGTATGCGGCGGTATTGGAGCCTTAGCAGGTGGAAAGTTAGCTGATCATGCAGGAAGAAAACGTACAATAGTTATATCTCAAGGTTTAGCTGCTTTTTCATTAATTTTATGTGGCATATTAAATAATCCGCATTTTATAATATGGCTACTTATTTTATCAGGAATATTTAATGGTGCAGCTCAGCCTGCTAATAGTGCAATGCTTGCTGATGTCACTAATAAGCAAAATAGAAAAGCAGCATTCTCTCTTTTATATTTAGGTATAAATGTAGGGTTTGCCATAGGGCCATTAATTGCAGGGCTTTTATACAATGATCATATGAGAATTTTATTTATAGGAGATGGGATAACTACAATAATATCATTAATTTTGGTAGTATTGTATGTAAAAGAATCTATACCTGAAAAACAGCAAATGGAAATAGTAAGTAATGATGACGAAAAAGGTGAAGAAGGTTCTACTATTTTAGCATTAATCAAGAGACCAAATTTACTTATATTCACTTTAATTTCTATTGTATATTCATTCATTTATGCTCAAGCTGGTTATATAATACCACTTCAAGTAAATGATATTTTTGGAAGTATGGCTTCCAAAAAATTATACGGATATTTAATGACTGTAAATGCTCTTACAGTAATATTTTTCACCACGGTTATAACTCATATTACAAAGAAAAATAAGTCTGTATTTAATATTGCATTGGCAGGAGTTTTTTATGCTGTAGGTTTCGGAATGTTATCTGTCATAAAAGCATATCCATTATTTATAGTTTCTACAGCAGTATGGACAGTAGGAGAGATTTTATGCTCAACAAATTCAGGAGTATACATAGCAAATCATAGCCCAATGTCACATAGGGGGAGATTTAATGCCCTTATACCTATAATATCTGGAGCGGGCTATGCCATAGCACCATATATAATGGGTGGAATTTTAGAGAATTACGGATTTACATTATCCTGGACTTTAGTTTTGGGCCTAGCTGTTTTGTCAGGAATCTCCATGTATGGACTTTACATAAGCGAAAAGAGAAAATAA
- a CDS encoding ABC transporter ATP-binding protein: MMITVKNLNFKYGEKSILENINFNIQKNKFYSILGPNGSGKTTLLKNINKSLEQIKNTIFIENEDLYFIKNKDLAKKISWVPQNTSIDFDFSVMDIVLMGRNPYISRFSSESHEDLTIVEESMKITNTWNLKDKNIRELSGGERQRVIIARALAQKTDILLLDEPTSNLDIHHQIELLDTIKFVNLNMTIVAVLHDLNLASQYSDYLILLKDGKIISIGTPEQVLTKHNIQLAYDIDVNIIKDPITLRPHIIPISKKLIENQNNLYKNNITYL, encoded by the coding sequence ATGATGATAACTGTGAAAAATTTAAATTTTAAGTATGGAGAAAAAAGCATATTAGAAAATATAAATTTTAACATACAAAAAAATAAATTTTACAGCATACTTGGTCCAAACGGTTCTGGCAAAACTACTCTTTTAAAAAATATCAATAAATCCCTTGAACAAATAAAGAATACTATATTTATTGAAAATGAAGATTTGTATTTTATTAAGAATAAAGATTTAGCTAAAAAAATATCCTGGGTTCCACAAAACACTTCCATTGATTTCGACTTTTCAGTTATGGACATAGTACTTATGGGAAGAAATCCGTATATAAGTAGATTCTCTTCTGAAAGCCATGAAGACTTGACAATTGTAGAAGAATCAATGAAAATAACTAATACATGGAATTTAAAAGATAAAAATATTAGAGAATTAAGTGGTGGAGAACGTCAACGTGTAATTATAGCACGAGCTCTTGCCCAAAAAACAGATATACTTTTACTAGACGAACCAACTTCTAATTTAGACATACACCATCAAATTGAACTTTTAGACACTATAAAATTTGTAAATTTAAATATGACAATAGTAGCTGTTCTACATGATCTAAATCTTGCATCACAATACAGTGACTATCTTATACTTTTAAAAGATGGTAAAATAATATCTATAGGCACACCAGAACAAGTATTAACTAAACATAATATACAATTAGCCTATGACATAGATGTTAACATTATAAAAGACCCTATAACTTTAAGACCTCATATAATACCTATAAGTAAAAAATTAATAGAAAATCAAAATAACTTGTACAAAAACAATATTACTTATTTGTAA
- a CDS encoding NAD(P)/FAD-dependent oxidoreductase codes for MQLYDIIVIGGGPGGLSAAISAKKQGMGKVCIIERENSLGGMLNENIHNGFCLEDFEEYVTGPEYIQKLVDEVNKYKIETKINSTVLRLTKDKEITYVSEKEGIKNIKAKAVVLATGCREQSIGAINIPRNRCVGIYTCGAAHKLVNLHGYLPGKEIVVYGSSNLALLTARRMKLEGANVKMVVEKNLQPIGKKEYFKECIDDFNIPFKESCYIVDIKGRDRVEGLTLASLNKDRKVIKGTECYVECDTLLLSVQLFPETDITVDAKISLNNSWGGPVVDENMCTSVEGIFACGNLLKINYNTNHVVFEGNKAGKFAAAYVKILKETI; via the coding sequence ATGCAATTATATGACATTATTGTAATAGGAGGAGGGCCTGGAGGCCTATCCGCTGCTATTTCTGCTAAAAAGCAAGGAATGGGTAAGGTTTGTATAATAGAAAGAGAGAATTCTTTAGGCGGAATGCTAAACGAGAATATTCATAATGGGTTCTGTTTAGAAGATTTTGAAGAATATGTTACTGGTCCAGAGTATATACAAAAACTTGTAGATGAAGTAAATAAATATAAAATAGAAACTAAAATAAATTCTACCGTATTAAGGCTTACTAAAGATAAAGAAATAACTTATGTAAGTGAAAAAGAAGGTATAAAAAATATAAAAGCTAAAGCTGTAGTTTTAGCCACAGGATGTAGAGAACAGTCTATAGGTGCTATAAATATACCAAGAAATAGGTGTGTTGGTATATATACTTGTGGAGCAGCTCATAAACTAGTGAATTTGCACGGATATCTACCAGGAAAAGAAATTGTAGTCTATGGCTCAAGTAATTTAGCATTATTAACTGCTAGAAGAATGAAATTAGAAGGTGCAAATGTGAAAATGGTGGTAGAAAAGAATCTACAGCCCATAGGAAAGAAAGAATATTTTAAAGAGTGTATAGATGACTTTAATATACCCTTTAAGGAAAGTTGTTATATAGTTGATATAAAAGGAAGAGATAGAGTAGAAGGGTTAACTTTAGCTTCACTAAATAAAGATAGAAAAGTAATAAAGGGTACTGAATGTTATGTGGAATGTGATACATTACTTTTATCAGTACAATTGTTTCCAGAAACTGATATAACAGTGGATGCTAAAATTTCACTAAATAACTCATGGGGTGGACCAGTAGTAGATGAGAATATGTGTACATCTGTAGAGGGAATATTTGCTTGTGGAAACTTACTTAAGATTAATTATAATACTAATCATGTAGTTTTTGAAGGAAATAAAGCTGGCAAGTTTGCAGCTGCATATGTAAAAATATTAAAAGAGACTATTTAA
- the eutM gene encoding ethanolamine utilization microcompartment protein EutM, which yields MKYDALGMIETKGLVGSIEAADAMVKAANVYLIGKEYVGGGLVTVMVRGDVGAVKAATDAGAAAAQRVGELISVHVIPRPHSEVEVILPSTKEAAK from the coding sequence GATGCATTAGGAATGATAGAAACTAAAGGATTAGTAGGATCAATAGAGGCAGCTGACGCTATGGTTAAGGCAGCAAACGTATATTTAATAGGTAAAGAATATGTTGGAGGCGGACTTGTAACTGTTATGGTTAGAGGAGATGTTGGAGCTGTTAAAGCTGCTACAGATGCTGGAGCTGCTGCTGCACAACGTGTTGGAGAATTAATATCAGTTCACGTTATACCACGTCCACATTCTGAAGTTGAAGTAATTCTTCCATCAACTAAAGAAGCTGCAAAATAG